Below is a genomic region from Scytonema millei VB511283.
CTCTCTAAACCGATCGAGGCAATGACCGTAAGCCCTGTTTATAGGTTATCGTGCAACACCTGTGTTGTAGGGGGTGAAGTGGCTCGCTCTTACTCTCTTTAACTCTTGAAACGTTCGTTTAGTTCACTTATTGCAATACTCCTCATCAGAGGAGGCACAAGGAGGTATTCGTGGATTTTTGGTCCTTTTTTGTAATGGACTTCGTCAAGCAGTTACAGTCCCCAACACTCGCCTTTTTGATTGGTGGGATGGTCATTGCTGCTCTCGGGAGCGAATTGGTAATTCCCGAGTCGATTTGTGCGATCATCGTCTTCATGCTGCTCACCAAAATCGGTCTGACCGGTGGAATTGCCATCCGTAATTCCAACCTGGCGGATATGGTGTTACCCATGATCTGTGCTGTAGTAGTAGGGATTACTGTTGTATTCATCGCGCGTTATACATTAGCCAAGCTGCCGAAGGTCAAAGTCGTCGATGCGATCGCGACTGGGGGGTTGTTTGGAGCCGTGAGTGGCTCCACTATGGCTGCTGGTCTGACGGTACTGGAAGAACAAAAAATTTCATACGAGGCTTGGGCTGGCGCACTCTATCCCTTCATGGACATCCCAGCGCTCGTAACTGCAATTGTTGTAGCCAACATTTATCTTAACAAGAAGAAGCATAGGGCAGCAGCCAAAGCTACCAAGCAGGAGTATCTCAGCAAGCAGCCCATTGCTGCGGGCGATTATGCCGATAAACAGGATTATCCCAGCAGCCGCCAGGAGTATCTCAGCCAGCAGCAGGCTCCTGCGGATAATCGGGTCAAGATATGGCCGATCATCGAGGAAAGCCTTCGGGGTCCTGCCTTATCGGCAATGTTGTTAGGTCTCGCTCTTGGCATATTCACCCAGCCGGAAAGTGTCTATAAAAGCTTCTACGATCCCCTCTTTCGCGGCTTGCTTTCGATCTTGATGCTAGTCATGGGTATGGAGGCTTGGTCAAGGATTGGCGAACTGCGCAAGGTGGCTCAGTGGTATGTCGTGTATAGCGTGGTGGCACCGTTTATTCATGGGCTGCTCGCCTTCGGTCTCGGCATGATTGCCCACTACACCATGAACTTCAGCATGGGCGGCGTTGTGATTCTGGCTGTCATTGCCGCCTCTAGTTCAGACATTTCAGGTCCGCCCACGTTGCGAGCTGGCATCCCGTCGGCCAATCCCTCCGCCTATATAGGCGCGTCCACAGCCATCGGTACGCCAATTGCGATCGGCTTGTGCATCCCGTTCTTCGTCGGTCTCGCCCAAGCGATCGGCGGACTCTAATCCTAGACTGGTCGCGGTCTGTCGGCGCTCCCTTGGTCCGGCAGATCCAGTAGCTCAATGTATAAGATTGATATAGATAGGTAAGGAGGTAACTAACATGGCCAAGCCAGCCAAAAAGCTCGTCATCGTCACGGAAAAGGTTCTGCTGAAAAAGATCGCCAAGATCATCGATGAATCTGGGGCGACCGGTTATACGGTGGTGGAGACTGGCGGTAAAGGCAGTCGCAACGTGCGATCTTCGGGACAACCGATCGTTTCTGACACCCAGGCTAATGTGAAGTTCGAGATACTCACCCCCGATCGGGATATGGCCGAGGATATCGCGGATCAGGTCGCAGTGAAGTTTTTCCTCGATTATGCGGGCATGATCTACATCTGTGATGCGGAGGTCCTGTACGGGCATAGTTTCTGCGGGCCAGACGGCTGTTGAATCGAGACGACACCAACTCAAAAAGCCGGGTCATGACCCCGGATTTTTGGTGTTCAAGCGGAGTTTTATGGATAGTGACTCAGCAAAGCGTGGGATAAACTGCTATATCTTTCCAAGTCCAAGGTTCTGAGGTTAGGTCTGCCCTTTGAGCACCAGAGAGAATTAATCCACTCAACTGAGCTAGACTTAGGGCTATCCAACAGTCTCCTGCTTCAAGTTCTTCGGGCAAGCAGTGATGAAGTGCTTTTTTTAATAAATGACCACAATTCATCCGCAGCAACGGCATCCGGATCGACAGCTTGTACTTCAGCATTATGAACTAGTTGGGCTTTTTGACGCTTCAGCTCGAACCAAACTAACTCAATAGTTGTAGGAAAGTCCACTCACCCGACCAATACCTTGTAAGCTAGTTCCCTCACAATGCGACTGTAAGACAATCCGTACTTCCTCCTCTGTGACTTGCCGCCGATAGTAAATTGTGTCAAAGGTATCAGTCAATGTTTGCGCTTCTGTTTGGGCAACAATAGCGTTGACTACCCTTACTCGTTTTTCCGTGTTTATGAGTTTTGGGATGACTACACAAAGGACACTGCATGGTTTTTTAGAACATTTTACTATGCTCTAGTCTCACAAACCCACACTTGCCTGAGTCACTATCCTGCATTGCAACAAGCAATTGCATTTGTAAATGGTAACGATAGGGTTACTGCCGATGTTGGAAATGCCTCACGCCAAGGTTTGAGCGATTTCAGCGATCCGGCACTGCAACAGTAACTTTAATGTCATTTGTCATTTGTCATTGGTGAGTAGCTGGTGGAACCAGATTCTAGTTGTGGTTTAGCCACTGGTCAATAGATAACTGATAACTGACAACTGATTTCTCAGGCGATCGCTATACTAACGCACCGAAACAATGAGATATTAGTTAGTATCGGTAGGCAGAAACGCGATCGCTTTCCATCTAATTTGAGTTCAAGCGGCATGATGAGATCTTGGAAACAACTAGTCATCTCAACTAAAGAGCTATTTGCCGACGAAGGTTTTCTCAAAAGCATTCATGTCATTGAGAACCTAGTTTCAAAAGTTTTGTCTATAGCTTTAGTTGGCGTAATTCTAGTTTCACTAGTCGATTTAATTATATTTTTATATCAAGACTTATTTAGAGAGCCAGTTGGTTTTTTTAATAAAACGCTGATTGAAATTTTCGGGATGTTCCTGAATATTTTGATTGCTTTAGAATTATTGGAAAATATTACTGCTTATCTGAGAAAACACGTCGTTCAAGTTGAACTCGTGATTGTAACTGCCTTGATTGCTGTAGCTCGCAAACTGATTATTTTTGATTTTAGTAAAGCTACAGGTATAGATTTAATTGGTCTGGCAACAGCTAGTTTTGCCCTCTCTATTAGCTACTGGTTAATTCGTCAAATGAACAGAAAGCATAGAGAAGATCGTAGGTAAGATATAGAAAAAAAGTATAAATCCTAATAAGTCTAGTGGTGATTGAATTTGAGAGCGATCGCCTCAATTTAGATAATTTACAAAAGTCTTAAGTTAATATATATTAATATTTAACTATAGCAAGAACTCAAAACTTTTTCTAAGTTTGAGCGAATGAGATTCATGACTGTACAAGCTATTATATTGTGTTATGTGAATCGCGTAAGTAGATTTTGTGCTAGTCAAGCAGTAATCAAGCAGTAGGGTGGGCAATGCCAACCTTACCAGAAGAACTGGCAAACGATTGTCATTGCTCGCAAATTCTTGTGCCATGAAGTGTGAAGTGTGTGGGGGCGATTTCCTGCGGAATAGCTTTGCTTCAAGCAAATCGCTGTAGCAGCAATTAGCCGTCAAAAGTCAAAAGTCAAAAGTCAAAAGTCAAAAAAAAGTGGTATTGCAGTTCTAATGTTAATTGAGAAAATGTCATTTCTCGGAGCGTGCCGCGCTAACTACACTTTGACAAATGACAAATGACGACTGACAAATGACGACTGACGAATGACAACTTACGACCGACCATTACTTCAACAGGCAATTCTCGTGTTAGAAGCGTGTGTATTAGCAACAATATTGTGCGGATTTTTCGGCATCATCTTTAAAAAGAATCTGGTGATGAAGATCGTCTCGATGGATGTTATGAGTACGGGGGTGATCTCCTATTACGTGGTCATTGCATCGCGAGATGGTGTATTTGTACCAATTATTTCAGATACCAAAAATATCGCTTACTCCGATCCGGTTCCCCAGGCAGTGATATTGACGGCGATCGTCATTGGCTTTTCGATTCAAGCTGTGATGCTAGTTGGCGTGATGAAGTTGTCGCGAGATAATCCGACTTTAGAAAGTAGCGAGATCGAGAAGAGTAACACGCCATGAATACCATTTCGATCGCCTGGATTGCCCTACCGTTTTTTGTGGGGTTTGTCGCTTCTCTCATCCCCAAACTCGATCGGTATCTTGCATTGGGCATGGCTTGTGCTTCTGCCGGATATGCGTTGTTGTTATTTATCGAGCCTCCACTGACACTGAATTTACTCGATAATTTCGGCGTGACGTTAGCGATCGACCAATTAAGCGGCTACTTTATCTTGACAAATGCGCTGGTAACGGCAGCAGTCATCCTCTACTGTTGGCGCAGTGGCAAGACAGCTTTTTTTTACGCCCAGACTATCATTCTGCATGGCAGCGTCAATGCTGCGTTTGTCTGTGTGGATTTTATTAGTTTATACGTGGCACTGGAAGTCAGCGGAATTGCAGCGTTTCTCTTAATTGCTTATCCTCGCAGCGATCGCTCGATTTGGGTTGGCTTGCGCTATCTATTTGTCAGCAACGTGGCAATGCTGTTTTATCTAGTTGGCGCGGTGCTTGTCTATAAAGCACATCATTCGTTCGCTTTTGCCGGATTGCGCGGCGCACCTCCCGAGGCGCTTGCCCTGATCTTTTTAGGGCTTTTGGTAAAAGGGGGAGTTTTTGTATCTGGATTGTGGTTGCCGTTAACTCACTCCGAATCGGAAACGCCAGTATCGGCTATGCTGTCGGGAATTGTGGTCAAAGCGGGTGTCTATCCGCTAGTGCGTTGTGCGCTGACGTTGGAGGAGGTCGATCCAATCGTCAGATTCTTTGGAGTGGGAACGGCGCTTCTAGGAGTGTTCTATGCAGTTTTTGAAAAGGACACTAAGCGGATGCTGGCATTTCATACGGTTTCACAGCTAGGCTTTATTTTGGCTGCGCCTGGAGTTGGTGGCTTTTATGCCTTGACACACGGGTTGGTCAAATCGGCACTGTTTCTCATCGCGGGTGTTTTACCCAGCCGAAACTTTAAGGAACTGCAACATCAGCCGATCGCTACCTCAATCTGGATTGCCCTAGTTATGGCTAGCTTCTCAATTTCCGGCTTTCCCATGCTGTCTGGCTTTGGGGCGAAGGTGTTGACAACGAAAAATTTGCTGCCCTGGCAAACGATCGCCATGAACGTTGCGGCTGTAGGGACAGCGATCTCGTTTGCTAAATTTATTTTTTTGCCGCATCAGAAAAGAGAGGGAGGAGAGAACGTATCACCCGGTTTCTGGTCGGCAGTCATACTTCTAATTGGTGGGTTGATTGTGGCAAATGTCGCGTACTACGAGGCGTATACCCTTGAGAATATCGCGAAACCACTGGCGATCGTCGGTATTGGCTGGTTGGCGTACTTTTTGGTCTTTCGACGCTCAGTCCTCAAGCTACCGCGTATGCTCGAACAATTCGAGCATCTCATCGGTGTAATGAGTTTGATGTTAATCCTGCTTTTCTGGATGGTATGGACACGATCGGTTATCTAAACCTAATATTGCGACTGGCTATCTGGTTTTTGCTCACTGCCAATTTTAGTGTGGCAAATATCATCATCGGCGTTGCCGTTGCCCTCCTGTTGCCAGGAAGCCCCAAATCGCGAGCAGCATTAAAGGATTGGCTGCGGGCGCTGGGGAAGATTATCTTGGCAATTCCACAGGCGTATATTGAGGCATTTGAAATTATCTTCCGCCCGCATAACGAAGAAGAAGTCACCCTGGAACGAGTGCCACCGCGACGAACACCCGGTTTGATATTTCTAGATATTTTCTTGATTACTTTTACACCAAAGACAATTGTTTTGAAATACCGCGAAGATGGCTGGTACGAAGTTCATCGGGTTCGACGGAGGAAGACATGAACCTGGTATTAATTGCAATGATTCTGGCGCTGCTCATCCCTTTCTACGTGGCATGTAGGGATGAAAATATTTGGCAGACAATGTTGGCGTTTGCCAGTATCGCCACCAAAACATCGGTCATGATTCTGGTCGTATCGGTCTTACGAGATGATTGGTGGATTGGTGTTGTCGGGGTAATTATTCTGAGTGTAGGGAATGCTTCACTCATGCTGCTGGCACAAGTTATTAAACGAATGAGCGATGTCTTAAATGGGTGACAAGCAAGTCAAAAGTTAAAAGTCAAAAGTTAAAAGTCAAAAGTTAAAAGTCAAAATGTAGTTCAGGTAAGGCTTTTGACTGTTGCCTGTAGGCAAACTAAATGTGGAGCAATTTATGGCGATCGACTTATTGAGTTACATCTGCATAGGAATAGGAATCTTTTTCTGGTTTTGGGGAACTTTCCCCCTGCTAGGCAAGCGATCGCTATTATTTAAGCTGCACGGTCTTTCGGTTGCAGATACGCTCGGATCGATGAGTATCATCATTGGGCTGCTGCTGCAACGACCCAACGAATCACCGTTACTGATCCTTGCCATTATTTCCCTAGCGATTTGGAATACAGTACTGGGTTACGTGTTGGCATACTGTTCCACGAGTGGGGGGAGCAACGATGGATAGCTATATCTACGTCATAGTTGCTCTGCTTCCGCTGTCCGCGTCGATGGTAGTGTTTCAAGTCAATCCATATCATGCCCTAGTGATTCGTGGCATTTTGGGAGCTGTGGCAGCAATGGTCTATGCAGTTTTGGGGGCGGCGGATGTGTCTTTGACCGAAGCATTAGTCGGTACGATGCTAGCAATTACTCTCTATGCAGTGGCGGTGCGATCGTCAATGGTGATGCGTCTGGGCGTACTTGCAGAAGGAGCGATCGCGACGGATAGCGAAGGCGATCGCCATTATGGGCAACTGCTAGATGACTTACGGGCAATTTTGGGCAAACGTCACATGCGACTTGAGTTAGTGACATACAAAGATCGACAGGACTTGCACCAAGCGCTGATGGAGAAAGAAGTTCATGCAACTTGTACGCGACCCGAAGACGTAGATTGCACAACGCCCGATCCTGAAAAATACCCCTACCATACCGTCACCAGAGTGCGGCGGATCTATGACATCATGCAAGCCGAACTTTCATCACCTGCAACAAGCCTTACCTATGTCAGCGCGTCAGAGGAGAAGCATTCATGAAATGGGTCTATATTGCAGCTGGGCTAGCGCTATTTGTCAAAATGCTTGTCATGTCCAATCCAGCACCAGACTTGTCACTGTCAATTGTCGAATCGGTCGTTCAAGATAGTGGAGTACCCAATGCGGTTTCAGGGATTATTTTTAGAAATCGGCTGTACGACACCATTTTTGAGGTGGTGGTATTTACGATCGCCATTATGGGCGCTCATTATTTGCTAGCGAACGAACAACCATCCACCAAAGTCTATCGTTTTATAGATCAACCATCAATTGTGCTGGCACGATTAGGAGCGACAATTGCAGCTTTGGTGGGGATTGAACTGGCGATTCGGGGTCATCTCAGCCCAGGTGGGGGTTTTGCGGCTGGGGTAGCGGGCGGAACGGCGATCGGTCTAGTGGCAATCACTTCATCACCAGAGAAGATGCAAAGTATTTACAAGCGCTGGCACGCTGCTACATGGGAGAAAGTTTCGGTGCTGATTTTCGTTGTCCTAGCGGCGATAACTCTGTCTGGATTTGAACTACCGCACGGAGAAATGGGCGCACTTGTCAGTGGTGGAGTTCTCCCCATACTCAACTTTTTAGTAGCAGTCAAAGTCGCCTTGGGTTCTTGGGCGGTTATATTAGTTTTTATTCGTTATCGCGGGTTGTTGTGACTAGTTGTGTAGGGTGCGTTAATAACGCACCCTACTGTACTTAATTCTATCGATTTATCTTGTTAATCAAGAGATTTTGCCAAGTTATCTAAAGCAGACAACGGCATGACTCTCGAAAATTAGCATGAATGCAGTTTCATCTAAATCTTTCAAGTGTTTATATATCTATAAGAAGTCAGAAGTATAGTAGGGTGGGCAATGCTTGCCCTACCATTTTTATGTCAGATATTGTGAATTAAATTGCTTTTAACTTGTCACGGAGCAAAATAAATTTATCAAAAGATTTAATTTAGATAAAATTAGTATTAAGCCTTACCCGCGATCGCCTTTCAATGCGCGTTCAAAGGCATGGCAGCAACCTTCACCTGCAAGCGATCGTGAAACAGCGAGCCTTACTGCTAGTCAATCGTCATGCCCGTCACGGACAGCAGCGGATTGCTGCTGCCATAGAACAGTTACAGCAGTTAGATTTAGAGTTATTAGAAAAGCCGATAGAACATCCTCGGCAATTACCCGAACTTATCCGTTACTATCGCCATCAAGTAGACTTAGTCATCATTGGTGGTGGAGATGGAACGCTCAACGCGGCAGTAGATGCCTTAGTCGAGACGAGATTACCTTTAGGAATATTACCTTTAGGGACGGCTAATGACTTAGCTCGGACGTTAGAAATTCCCAATTCTCTACCTGAAGCGTGCGAGATTATTGCGAGTCAAAAAGTCCGTTGGATTGACTTAGGTTGGGTGAATGGCAAGCATTTTTTTAACGTTGCTAGCCTCGGTCTGAGCGTCCAAATTGCTCAAAAACTAACAAAAGAGTCTAAACGTCGTTGGGGAGTTTTAGCCTATGCAATGGCAGCAATTCAGGTTCTCTGGCAATCTCGACCCTTCAGAGCTGAAATTCGGATAAATAACCAAGATGCGATTCGAGTCAAAACCGTACAAATTGCTGTTGGGAACGGACGCTACTACGGTGGTGGCATGGCAGTCACTCACGATGCGGCGATCGACGATCGCAGGCTAGACTTATACAGTCTGGAATTGCGTCACTGGTGGCAGATGATTCGTTTATTACCCGCAATGCGTCAAGGTAGGCATACAGCTTTACCTGGAGTTCGTACCTTACACGGTCAAAAAATCCGCATTTCGACTAGAAAACCCCGCCCCATTAATACCGATGGAGAAATCACCGCTTACACCCCTGCCGAATTTCGCGTCATTCCCCAAGCCGTAGCAGTTTTAGTACCAGAAGAGGAGCGAGGAGTGAGGAGTAAGGGGTTTTCAGGATAAGAGGACAAGGGAATAGAAGAGAGCTGAGGGGGTGAGGAGATAATGACAAATGTAGAGTTTTTTCTTTCCAACTTACGACTTACGAATTACGAATTACGACTTAGTTAACATGCATTTAAAATTTTCGCAAGATATTAAATCTTTACTAGAAAAACTATCTCAACAACCTTTAACTTTAAGCGATATTTTGGCAGGAACTTCAGAACGAGGGTTTAGCCTTGTTATTGCCTTACTTGTATTACCATTTTTATTTCCTCATCCGCCTGGTTTCACCGGCATACCTGGAACAGCCTGCTTAATTTTATCGTTGCAAATGGCATTAGGTAGGCGATCGCCTTGGTTGCCGAAAAAAGTCGCTCAATTCAAATTTCCTCGTTGGTTCGCTCAGCAATTGTTACAAAATTTGAAAAGGTGTACCAGATTGCTAGAAAGAATCGTTCGTCCTCGCATGTTAAAGATAGCGGGAAATCCTTATATTTGGCAGTTTAACGGTCTTTGCATTGCTTGGTTGGCTGTTTTATTAATGTTACCAATTCCGCTGACCAACTCTTTTCCGACGATTGGCATTTTAGTACTAGCAGTAGCAACGCTAGAAGATGACGGATTATTGATGTGTGTTAGTTACATATATACTATTTTAATTACTTTAGTGTTTGCCTTTTTAATTTATGCTTTCTGGCGAGGTTCTAGTCTATTACCAAGTTTATTTCAATGAAAAAATATAGAGACATTACATGTAACGTCTCTACATTTTTAGAGCGAAATTTTTACTTCAAAATGCAACCTGTCCTTGGAGATAGATTCAAATTCACCTGCGATCCATCGGCAACCGACTCGATTTCTGCACTACCGAATAACAACTTGCTGGGGTGCGATCGCAACTTACTTGTGTCCAAGTTAACTTGTGCCGAGTCAGTACCAGCATTGACAGCTACGACAATTTCTTCTGAGCCTAAAGTTCTCGCAAAAACATAGACCAAACCCTGTGCGTATAACACTTGATAATCTCCCGTACGCAAAGCCGGGAATTCATGGCGTAAGGCGATCAATTGACGGTGGTATTCGAGAATTTCCCGATCCCAAGTGGCTTCGAGGGGAAAACCGCGTCGAGAGTCTGGATCGATCTTGCCTGGTAAACCAACTTCATCACCATAGTAGATGCTGGGAGCGCCAGGAAATGTTAGTAGCAATAGGGTAGCAAGTTCAACACTAGGGCGATCGCCCCCAGCAATAGAGATTAGCCTCGCCGTGTCGTGGCTGGCGAGTAAATTCAACTGCGTTAACTGAATTTCCC
It encodes:
- a CDS encoding P-II family nitrogen regulator, translating into MAKPAKKLVIVTEKVLLKKIAKIIDESGATGYTVVETGGKGSRNVRSSGQPIVSDTQANVKFEILTPDRDMAEDIADQVAVKFFLDYAGMIYICDAEVLYGHSFCGPDGC
- a CDS encoding cation:proton antiporter; its protein translation is MNTISIAWIALPFFVGFVASLIPKLDRYLALGMACASAGYALLLFIEPPLTLNLLDNFGVTLAIDQLSGYFILTNALVTAAVILYCWRSGKTAFFYAQTIILHGSVNAAFVCVDFISLYVALEVSGIAAFLLIAYPRSDRSIWVGLRYLFVSNVAMLFYLVGAVLVYKAHHSFAFAGLRGAPPEALALIFLGLLVKGGVFVSGLWLPLTHSESETPVSAMLSGIVVKAGVYPLVRCALTLEEVDPIVRFFGVGTALLGVFYAVFEKDTKRMLAFHTVSQLGFILAAPGVGGFYALTHGLVKSALFLIAGVLPSRNFKELQHQPIATSIWIALVMASFSISGFPMLSGFGAKVLTTKNLLPWQTIAMNVAAVGTAISFAKFIFLPHQKREGGENVSPGFWSAVILLIGGLIVANVAYYEAYTLENIAKPLAIVGIGWLAYFLVFRRSVLKLPRMLEQFEHLIGVMSLMLILLFWMVWTRSVI
- a CDS encoding sodium-dependent bicarbonate transport family permease codes for the protein MDFWSFFVMDFVKQLQSPTLAFLIGGMVIAALGSELVIPESICAIIVFMLLTKIGLTGGIAIRNSNLADMVLPMICAVVVGITVVFIARYTLAKLPKVKVVDAIATGGLFGAVSGSTMAAGLTVLEEQKISYEAWAGALYPFMDIPALVTAIVVANIYLNKKKHRAAAKATKQEYLSKQPIAAGDYADKQDYPSSRQEYLSQQQAPADNRVKIWPIIEESLRGPALSAMLLGLALGIFTQPESVYKSFYDPLFRGLLSILMLVMGMEAWSRIGELRKVAQWYVVYSVVAPFIHGLLAFGLGMIAHYTMNFSMGGVVILAVIAASSSDISGPPTLRAGIPSANPSAYIGASTAIGTPIAIGLCIPFFVGLAQAIGGL
- a CDS encoding DUF4040 domain-containing protein, with product MDSYIYVIVALLPLSASMVVFQVNPYHALVIRGILGAVAAMVYAVLGAADVSLTEALVGTMLAITLYAVAVRSSMVMRLGVLAEGAIATDSEGDRHYGQLLDDLRAILGKRHMRLELVTYKDRQDLHQALMEKEVHATCTRPEDVDCTTPDPEKYPYHTVTRVRRIYDIMQAELSSPATSLTYVSASEEKHS
- a CDS encoding cation:proton antiporter subunit C, producing MLEACVLATILCGFFGIIFKKNLVMKIVSMDVMSTGVISYYVVIASRDGVFVPIISDTKNIAYSDPVPQAVILTAIVIGFSIQAVMLVGVMKLSRDNPTLESSEIEKSNTP
- a CDS encoding exopolysaccharide biosynthesis protein, yielding MHLKFSQDIKSLLEKLSQQPLTLSDILAGTSERGFSLVIALLVLPFLFPHPPGFTGIPGTACLILSLQMALGRRSPWLPKKVAQFKFPRWFAQQLLQNLKRCTRLLERIVRPRMLKIAGNPYIWQFNGLCIAWLAVLLMLPIPLTNSFPTIGILVLAVATLEDDGLLMCVSYIYTILITLVFAFLIYAFWRGSSLLPSLFQ
- a CDS encoding phosphate-starvation-inducible PsiE family protein, giving the protein MMRSWKQLVISTKELFADEGFLKSIHVIENLVSKVLSIALVGVILVSLVDLIIFLYQDLFREPVGFFNKTLIEIFGMFLNILIALELLENITAYLRKHVVQVELVIVTALIAVARKLIIFDFSKATGIDLIGLATASFALSISYWLIRQMNRKHREDRR
- a CDS encoding monovalent cation/H(+) antiporter subunit G; this translates as MAIDLLSYICIGIGIFFWFWGTFPLLGKRSLLFKLHGLSVADTLGSMSIIIGLLLQRPNESPLLILAIISLAIWNTVLGYVLAYCSTSGGSNDG
- a CDS encoding Na+/H+ antiporter subunit E, whose amino-acid sequence is MDTIGYLNLILRLAIWFLLTANFSVANIIIGVAVALLLPGSPKSRAALKDWLRALGKIILAIPQAYIEAFEIIFRPHNEEEVTLERVPPRRTPGLIFLDIFLITFTPKTIVLKYREDGWYEVHRVRRRKT
- a CDS encoding lipid kinase, with translation MRVQRHGSNLHLQAIVKQRALLLVNRHARHGQQRIAAAIEQLQQLDLELLEKPIEHPRQLPELIRYYRHQVDLVIIGGGDGTLNAAVDALVETRLPLGILPLGTANDLARTLEIPNSLPEACEIIASQKVRWIDLGWVNGKHFFNVASLGLSVQIAQKLTKESKRRWGVLAYAMAAIQVLWQSRPFRAEIRINNQDAIRVKTVQIAVGNGRYYGGGMAVTHDAAIDDRRLDLYSLELRHWWQMIRLLPAMRQGRHTALPGVRTLHGQKIRISTRKPRPINTDGEITAYTPAEFRVIPQAVAVLVPEEERGVRSKGFSG
- a CDS encoding Na(+)/H(+) antiporter subunit B, yielding MKWVYIAAGLALFVKMLVMSNPAPDLSLSIVESVVQDSGVPNAVSGIIFRNRLYDTIFEVVVFTIAIMGAHYLLANEQPSTKVYRFIDQPSIVLARLGATIAALVGIELAIRGHLSPGGGFAAGVAGGTAIGLVAITSSPEKMQSIYKRWHAATWEKVSVLIFVVLAAITLSGFELPHGEMGALVSGGVLPILNFLVAVKVALGSWAVILVFIRYRGLL